In the Deferribacter desulfuricans SSM1 genome, TTTGGGATTACCTGCTCTATAGGGGTCGGTTCTAATAAACTTATTGCGAAAATGGCAAGTGGAATAAATAAACCAGATGGTTTCTGTTATGTTCCAAGGGAGAAAAATAAAGATTTTATAGATAGTTTTCCCATTTCTAAGATTTGGGGGGTAGGTAGAAGACTTGCAAAAAGGTTTGAAAATTTAGGAATTTTTTCTACGAAGGATTTAAGGGATTTTGGAGTTGATAGTCTTGTAGAGATGTTTGGGAAAAATGGGTATAAGCTTTATGCTATGGCAAATGGTGAATATTTTGAAGGGGTAAATACAAATGAAGAGCCTGTTAAATCCATTGGACATAGTATGACTTTACCGATGGATATATTTAATATGGATGAGTTATCACCATATTTACTTCAGTTGTGTGAAATGGTTTCGGAAAGAGCAAGGCAAAACAGAGTCTCTGGGAAAAGGTTATTTGTGGTGATTAGAGATACAGATATGAAATCTTTTGGAAAAAGTTATACATTACCTTTTTTTACTTCAGCCACACATCATATTTACGATTTTGCCAAAAAAATAATTGAAGATTTTGATATTTCAAAAGGGGTCAGATTGGTGGGGGTATCTCTTGGTAAGTTGGTTCATGATGCTGTTTGTTTGCAAAATATATTTGAAGATGAAAGGAAAAGTAAGCTTTATCGTGCGATGGATAAAATAAATAAGAAATATGGTAGTTTTTCTATCTCTTATGCATCTATTTTAAAATGTAGAAGAAAAGGTGCCCTTACCATTTCTCCAGCCTGGAAACCTGA is a window encoding:
- the dinB gene encoding DNA polymerase IV, with the translated sequence MIMCIDMDAFFASVEQASNPLLRGKPVAVIGAKERTVVTTASYEARKYGVKTGMSKFEAMRLCPRIVLVVGNNRKYTYVSKQIYNFLLTITSDVEMYSVDEAFLDLSSVNLPPEDVAFMIKSFIKSKFGITCSIGVGSNKLIAKMASGINKPDGFCYVPREKNKDFIDSFPISKIWGVGRRLAKRFENLGIFSTKDLRDFGVDSLVEMFGKNGYKLYAMANGEYFEGVNTNEEPVKSIGHSMTLPMDIFNMDELSPYLLQLCEMVSERARQNRVSGKRLFVVIRDTDMKSFGKSYTLPFFTSATHHIYDFAKKIIEDFDISKGVRLVGVSLGKLVHDAVCLQNIFEDERKSKLYRAMDKINKKYGSFSISYASILKCRRKGALTISPAWKPDGIRNVNVK